The following proteins are encoded in a genomic region of Callospermophilus lateralis isolate mCalLat2 chromosome 5 unlocalized genomic scaffold, mCalLat2.hap1 SUPER_5_unloc_2, whole genome shotgun sequence:
- the LOC143639845 gene encoding olfactory receptor 14C36-like, translated as MANSTMVTEFLLLGSPDGWNLSFLYFTVFPMTYLGTLLGNLLIVTVTTVDQNLHTPMYFFLRNLSILDMCFISITVPNAFVNALTINWVISVTGCATQIFLVLFCAYVEILILSIMAWDRYVAICQPLQYPLIMNRQFCVRMTLAFLLSGLLYAGVHTGNTFRLSFCQSNVVHQFFCDVPSLLRLSCSDTTSNVVLILVSAVVICGGCFLFIAMSYIHIFSAVLKFPTRAPGKAFSTCTPHILVVSIFLSSGSGVYLRSSATSDTLQDMVLSAFYTMIPPFLNPLIYSLRNKQVKEAVRRVMQRQLLSGK; from the coding sequence ATGGCCAATTCCACCATGGTAACTGAATTTCTCCTCCTGGGCTCTCCTGATGGCTGGAATCTGAGTTTTCTCTACTTCACAGTATTCCCAATGACCTACCTGGGTACCTTGTTAGGAAACCTTCTCATTGTCActgtcaccactgttgaccagaacctgcacacacccatgtacttcttcctcaggaACCTGTCAATTTTGGACATGTGCTTCATTTCCATCACTGTCCCCAATGCCTTTGTCAACGCTCTCACTATCAACTGGGTCATTTCAGTTACTGGTTGTGCAACGCAGATCTTCTTGGTCCTTTTTTGTGCATATGTAGAGATTTTGATTCTCTCCATCATGGCCTGGGACCGCTATGTTGCTATCTGCCAGCCCCTCCAGTACCCCCTCATCATGAACCGCCAGTTTTGTGTCCGCATGACCCTGGCTTTCCTGCTCAGTGGTCTGCTGTATGCAGGTGTGCACACTGGGAACACATTCCGGCTGTCCTTCTGCCAGTCAAACGTGGTCCACCAGTTCTTCTGTGATGTCCCCTCTCTGCTGAGGCTCTCCTGCTCTGACACCACCAGCAATGTGGTCCTTATTCTTGTCTCTGCTGTGGTCATTTGTGGTGGCTGCTTCCTTTTTATTGCCATGTCATACATTCACATATTTTCTGCTGTGCTGAAATTTCCCACCAGAGCCCCAGGGAAGGCCTTCTCCACCTGCACCCCTCACATCCTCGTGGTGTCCATCTTCCTCAGTTCTGGCTCAGGTGTGTACCTGAGGTCCTCAGCAACCTCTGACACCCTCCAGGACATGGTTCTCTCTGCCttttacaccatgattcctccttTCCTGAATCCTCTCATCTACAGTCTCAGGAATAAACAGGTAAAGGAAGCTGTGAGGAGAGTAATGCAAAGACAGTTGTTGTCAGGGAAATGA
- the LOC143400275 gene encoding olfactory receptor 14C36-like, with protein MANATMVTEFLLLGSPDGWNLSFLYFTIFLMTYLGTLLGNLLIITVTTADQHLHTPMYFFLRNLSILDICYISITVPNACVNSLTGNWAISVAGCATQIFLVIFCAYVEYLFLTIMAWDRYVAICQPLQYPLIMDAQFCIRMTLASLLSGLLYAGVHTGNTLRLSFCQSNVVHQFFCDIPSLLRLSCSDTTSNMVLLLVSAVVVCVGCFLFIAISYIRIFAAVLKFPTRAPGKAFSTCTPHILVFFLFFSSGTAVYLRSSATSDTLQDLVLSAFYTMVPPFLNPLIYSLRNKQVKDAVRRVMGRQLFSGK; from the coding sequence ATGGCCAATGCCACCATGGTAACTGAATTTCTCCTCCTGGGCTCTCCAGATGGCTGGAATCTGAGTTTCCTCTATTTCACAATATTCTTGATGACCTACCTGGGTACCTTGTTAGGGAACCTTCTCATCATCACTGTCACCACTGCTGACCAGCACCTGCAcacacccatgtacttcttcctcaggaACCTGTCCATCTTGGACATCTGCTACATTTCCATCACTGTCCCCAATGCCTGTGTCAACTCTCTCACTGGCAACTGGGCCATTTCCGTGGCTGGCTGTGCAACCCAGATCTTCTTGGTCATTTTCTGCGCATATGTTGAATATCTGTTTCTCACCATCATGGCCTGggaccgctatgtggccatctgccaACCACTCCAGTACCCCCTCATCATGGACGCCCAGTTTTGTATCCGCATGACTCTAGCTTCCCTGCTCAGTGGTCTGCTGTATGCAGGTGTGCACACTGGGAACACATTACGGCTGTCCTTCTGCCAGTCAAACGTGGTCCACCAGTTCTTCTGTGATATTCCCTCTCTGCTGAGGCTCTCTTGCTCTGACACCACCAGCAACATGGTCCTCCTTCTTGTCTCTGCTGTGGTTGTTTGTGTTGGTTGCTTCCTTTTTATTGCTATATCATATATTCGCATATTTGCTGCTGTGCTGAAATTTCCCACCAGAGCCCCAGGGAAGGCCTTCTCCACCTGCACCCCTCACATCCTCGTGTTTTTCTTGTTCTTCAGTTCTGGCACAGCTGTGTACCTGAGGTCCTCAGCAACCTCTGACACCCTCCAGGACCTGGTTCTTTCTGCCTTTTACACCATGGTTCCTCCCTTCCTGAATCCTCTCATCTACAGTCTCAGGAACAAGCAGGTAAAGGACGCTGTGAGGAGAGTAATGGGAAGACAGTTGTTCTCAGGGAAATGA